The DNA segment acacgggcgtgtgtctcagccgtgtatgctacacagcctagaacaaggacgtgtgttttggccgtgtgaatcctgcacctaatttacaaaaattaagttaaccacacagcctagcacacaggtgtgtgaccggTTGTGTAatccaagtcaaagagttacacggggtcggacatgagacacaggcgtgtcccaatgccacacgagcgtgtgacccctgtatatgagagaaattgtgaaattttgtaaaaaattccccgagttcctgatttagtctcgacttgattCCAACATTTATAATGGGCCTCGAGGTTTCATCAAAGGACAATATGATTAGGTTCGATTATGAATaataattaacatgaattatCTGTAATGTTCTGAAAACTCTAGTAATgttccgtaaccctgttccggcgatggatacaggttaagggtgttacaattggtGTAAAGTTTAAGTATGTTCATGGTACCATTTGGTATGATCTAGGAACTTGAAAATGTGCATTTAGGGTCATTTCACCATCAAGTCTAGAGAAAGACATCTCTCGAGTCTGTCTCAAGATAGTTGGAACAAAATTTACCATACATATcgaaattaataaattttgtccTGTTCTAGGTCTCGAGACAAGAACTCATTGTCTTGAGACATTCAAACTTgaaactaaaataagaaaataggtaAGGTTGGTCTTGAGACATGAGGGACCTTGTCTCACGACATGGATTTTAATGTCTCGAGACATGCCATTAtcgaagaaaaataaataaataatttcttaaaataaaatgaGCTCTGTCTCGAGACATGGAGTTCTCTGTCTCGAGACATAGCATTGAAACTTGATAATTGAGTTGGATTTGAGTCCTAACTCTAAAATCAACCCCACAATAACTCGTAACTTATTGAATTAGAATCCTATGTATAAATGAATTTACGTATATGAACATAATGGGTGATTTAATTGTTATGCACGGTAATTATGATctaaactttgtcaacatgtgcTAAGTTAGTTCAAGTTGTTTCGATAACATAATGTGACATCATATATTCGGATCTGGTGAACGGGTCGTGTGTGGTGTTACAAGTCTTCTTatgttttttttccttaaattgttttatgtataagattattattttatttataaaaatattattttaattaataaattttgtgtTAGAAAAATgggtattcatttatttataaatatttttataattttgtatgtatttttataaaattttatgtaaatttatcaaaaaaaataaacttttaaattttttttaaaattttttttaaaaatttaagaatcaagactaaattatcaaaatgtgtaaagttgagggttaaatttgttgaatttttagaattaagaccaaattgatagaatatgttaATAttgaatagataaaatttttattatgtcAATAAAAAATCTTTCATAATGAATGAGTAagcaaaatattaaatttcaataatgttagtgattaaaataaaattttttaaacctatatgatcaaaatagaaataagctaatagttaagtgactatttttatagtttatctaagattaaattcttttattttttatttaaatattttactttatagatgacataattattattttttttgtcaaaatttattgTTGGTGTACTTGGtaaatatacttaaaaaaatagaaggattaagggtgtaaaaaacttttgaattttttcaaaaaaagtaattaagcttttgttttttttactcaattgagtatctaaatgggtaaaatgcattaaaaagatCCTTTGACAGTTAACATTAAtgaccttttctttttcttttttcaagtaTCTTTACCATGTGTgactagacctgatcatgggttgggccacTCGCTCAAGCTCGAAAACCCACTtgaaaagtgagagggtttgggcaaaaatatatacttgaaaaatgagtttagacaaaaaaaggcccattttctaaacgggtcaggcctcgggtaagatttttttggcTCGAGCCTGGATTGACCCGAATTTGCCTAAAATTTTTCGTTGTTATTTATTGACATTTTAATGTTGTTTTGTtgccattttgttattatattactatttttctgttgttattgtttggatattgtataactcttgttttacaattaattttcttactattttagaggcatttgcttacTAAGTTGTAACTATTgtagtgttatttaaatataaagacTTTTTCTtaaaatgtattttcaatttgttgagaataatttattttaatatttttagtatatttgatgtttactttttaaaatttgtttttatataaaaaataatataaattttttaatacgCCGGGCCGAGTTGGGCTCAaggttagtattttttttatctagGTTGGGcttaaacaaaaatttaagtCCATTTTTCGAGTTGAGACCTAGAAAATAGGCCTAAAAATTTGCATTAGCTCCACCCAAACTCGACCTGATTCATGATCAGGTCTAATTGTGACacttgaaaatgataaaaataataataatacaaaaatattgagatattatttaaaatttagaaaaaatataatatataaatatataggaaaaaaattaaaggttatAAGATTTATTCTCCATCAAGTGTGCGGTGGTGttgtaatatataaaatatttttaaaccagTGTATTAATAGTATGAAAGGTGGAGTTGGTAACTTGGTCGTCTCTTCTTCCGCCAGCTTTGTTCATTggcttcttcaatttttttatattgaaattacGTTGAATATTCTCTgctattatttgaaaatttcagTTTTAAGACATGCCTAAAGACCATTATGGAAGGTCAGAATTTTCGTTTAAACTAGTTTTTAATTGCATAGTTATAGTTAATTTCTTGAGACCTCCTAAATTTGATCAAAACTGATGGAGAATAGTGGAAGATAAGTTTGGAGAAAGAGGAGTAGTTTGAGTAAGTTTGATTGGTGAACTCTAAACCACAATTTAATGATTGATATGGTAGATCAATACTCATCGAGAATAGAAAACATACATTAGATTCAAGTTGATTTGATAATTAGTGTGGAGGATCAGAGaaaaaaactatttaatttttagttcatAAATTCATTACGTttcaaaattattcatttaaaaaaaattaaattgtaaaagagaaggagaaaaaaatttttaattggtGCAGACGGTATAAACGGAGAAAgccataaaaaaatttttaattggtGCAGACGGTATAAACGGAGAAAGccatacaacaataattttaacaattcaataatttatatgaaaacttttaaataatttaattatcattttataattttttaaatttaagtaacTACAAGATAAATTTATTAACAATTTAGTAACTTTCTACATAGTTTACCCAAATTTCTAACCATTAGCATTTTTGGTAAACCTTACAAATTTGgtttacacttttttttttcttagcaTAATTGAAGACTGGCATTTTCATGTAGTTGATTTCCCCCCTCTATATCCAATATCACTTAATCAGGACTTAGTAGGATAAGTGGCAACATCAGAGCAGGTACATACGAGTAGATCCAATGGAACAACCCGCATGGAAGGTTTTTCAACCCTCATAAGACAACTACCCAAATCTCCGCTATCCAATCCATTTTCGGCGCCGTTcgtctttttcattttcttttacatttatttattaattagggTTATTCGCTAGATTagtatttgaaatttaaaatattttaattgaaatattaaagtgttaatattatattaattagatttttttaacttaaatatcaaatattattttaaatttgacacgaagtatatttaaaataatttattcaaattataaatacatttatatttgTTACATTGATAGTTTaaatataacacattaaaaaaaagtctTTGTAAAATTTAGTGATAATATCTGATCTTTtataaatcatcaaatttaaattattcatgtaataaaaatttagatattaaaatttttatttatcgaTTTTAAATATACTTTACGTCAAAATTTAATGTTGAAATCGATGTTAGGATGATGGAAAGATACGATTATACAATATTAATACTTTGATAAATCAAATTCAAccttttaaggtttatggattaatTTAAATTTGGATCATAATGTAGGACTTATCCTGCAATTAACCCTCTTTAATTTTCTTCTTTGCCACTGTACTAAAGCAAACCACTGTCgagttttagggttttagagtttGAGCCACTTCAATCCATTGCACCCAAAAAGAAAACgcgagaaaaaaaaaaaagagaatcctTCCAACAAGTATGCCCTTCTTTCTATATTTCTTGAATTATTCCTTCtttcttaaaattttgtttaattcgTTGCTCTCTCTAATTTTCATATCCAGTTATTGagatatttgtttattatctgtATTTTAACTTAAGATAGATTGCTGTTCTTTAGTTTTCGTGTTTTGGGTTAACAGAAGAATTGGTAATGATCAAGTTCTAAAAGGAaaataccttttttttctttttgcctgtGTCTCATGGGATTATTTAAGTCTTAATAGCTGTTCATTTTCtgctttaacatataaattaattgatgatgaattgaatttcttattttaattctaTGTGTTATTCTGTTGTAAATTTGCAGGTTATTTGTGAGAAATACTAGTGGGAAGTCAAAATGCAGGCTTGTAATGGAGCTGCAATGATGGGTTCTTTGCTTCAGCCCATATGGGTCAAAGGGAATAGACCAATTTTTCCTTTAAAAGGGTATGGTCTTAAGTTCAACTCTGTCAAACCCTGTAGAGCTCAACTTGAAAGCAGCTTGGTTACTGGAAAGCCTCCCTCTTCGGACTCATTCCCTGTGGTCGAAACCCGATTTGTGGACCATGGCCTCAGTGAAGCCGATCCCGAGGTTCGTGCTATTATTAACAAGGAGAAAGAGAGGCAATTCAAAAGCCTTGAGCTTATTGCCTCAGAGAACTTTACATCCCGAGCAGTAATGGAGGCAGTTGGGTCATGTCTCACAAACAAGTATTCCGAAGGACTACCTGGTAAAAGGTATATCGAGTTAAGCTAAATGCATAGAGATGTGATCTTTGTGTTTTTGGATTTATTATTTGCAGCTAATGATCTTAATTTTTATTGCAGGTACTATGGGGGCAATGAGTACATTGATGAACTTGAAATACTTTGCCAAAAGAGGGCTTTGGCAGCATTTCATTTGGATGAAAATAAGTGGGGCGTTAATGTTCAACCATTGTCTGGTTCTCCTGCTAATTTTGAGGTTTATACAGCAATTCTTAATCCGCATGATCGAATAATGGTAAGATACTTCTGCCGAACTCTGCTGCTGTAACTTAGTTCTCTCTGTTCGATAGTGCACATATAAATGATTCTTAATGTAACTGGTATAGGGTTTGGACTTACCACATGGCGGACATTTGTCACATGGATTTATGACTCCTAAAAGACGTGTATCTGGTACATCAATCTATTTCGAGTCAATGCCTTATCGGCTTGATGAATCCACAGGTAACTCATCGTTATTGTTAAGACTTAATTCGTTTAGTGGTTGGTATGCTTGCTTGGTGGTTGATTTGATTTGTCTTAAATTTGGAGCAGGCCTAGTTGATTATGACATGCTTGAGAAAACAGCTACCCTCTTTCGACCAAAACTCATAATCTGTGGTGCCAGTGCATATCCTCGAGATTTTGATTATCCTCGCATGAGGAAGGTAAGCATTGATGTGCTTATTGGTTGTGCTATATAGTCTGCCGTACTTTACTATCATTTAGTGactttttttaagcatttaactTAATTGGAATTGATATCTGTTGGAAGATAGCAGATGCTGTTGGTGCATTTCTCATGATGGATATGGCTCATATAAGTGGCCTTGTTGCCGCTTCTGTAGTTGCTGACCCCTTTGAATATTGTGATATCGTGACAACAACCACACACAAGGTTTGGGATGAATATTTTCAAATGCTGTCTTGAACCATATTCATGTTAAATTCACTTCACATAGTGCTAGTTTTGCTTGTTGAAACATTAATATTTAAGGTAACTTGAGAAAATCTACTACCTTGTAGCATGGTAAATCTCGCTTGATTCTTTCCCTATTTCACTTGCCCTTGTGTAGCGAAGAATGTCTTCACGTTGTTTTGATCATGATTTACTTATCATGTGCATTAGAATTTAAATAAGCTGCTTTGCCAATAATCTCACTGATACTTGTGTGTTCCAAATAGTACTATTACTTTGTTTGTGTTAATATGTCCGTTTGAATAACCTACTTGATTTTCTTTACTCATTTCCAGTCTTTGAGAGGTCCAAGAGGTGGCATGATCTTCTTCAAGAAGGACCCTGTTCTTGGAGTT comes from the Gossypium hirsutum isolate 1008001.06 chromosome A06, Gossypium_hirsutum_v2.1, whole genome shotgun sequence genome and includes:
- the LOC107962865 gene encoding serine hydroxymethyltransferase 3, chloroplastic isoform X2, which translates into the protein MQACNGAAMMGSLLQPIWVKGNRPIFPLKGYGLKFNSVKPCRAQLESSLVTGKPPSSDSFPVVETRFVDHGLSEADPEVRAIINKEKERQFKSLELIASENFTSRAVMEAVGSCLTNKYSEGLPGKRYYGGNEYIDELEILCQKRALAAFHLDENKWGVNVQPLSGSPANFEVYTAILNPHDRIMGLDLPHGGHLSHGFMTPKRRVSGTSIYFESMPYRLDESTGLVDYDMLEKTATLFRPKLIICGASAYPRDFDYPRMRKSLRGPRGGMIFFKKDPVLGVDLESAINNAVFPGLQGGPHNHTIGGLAVCLQHAQSPEFKAYQNQVVSNCRALARRLVELGYTLVSGGSDNHLVLVDLRPLGIDGARVEKILDMASITLNKNSVPGDKSALVPGGIRIGSPAMTTRGFTEKEFTAIADFIHEGVQITIEAKGLASGSKVQEFLKFVSYPDFSLTDKVSNLRSRVEALTTQFPIPGV
- the LOC107962865 gene encoding serine hydroxymethyltransferase 3, chloroplastic isoform X1, producing the protein MQACNGAAMMGSLLQPIWVKGNRPIFPLKGYGLKFNSVKPCRAQLESSLVTGKPPSSDSFPVVETRFVDHGLSEADPEVRAIINKEKERQFKSLELIASENFTSRAVMEAVGSCLTNKYSEGLPGKRYYGGNEYIDELEILCQKRALAAFHLDENKWGVNVQPLSGSPANFEVYTAILNPHDRIMGLDLPHGGHLSHGFMTPKRRVSGTSIYFESMPYRLDESTGLVDYDMLEKTATLFRPKLIICGASAYPRDFDYPRMRKIADAVGAFLMMDMAHISGLVAASVVADPFEYCDIVTTTTHKSLRGPRGGMIFFKKDPVLGVDLESAINNAVFPGLQGGPHNHTIGGLAVCLQHAQSPEFKAYQNQVVSNCRALARRLVELGYTLVSGGSDNHLVLVDLRPLGIDGARVEKILDMASITLNKNSVPGDKSALVPGGIRIGSPAMTTRGFTEKEFTAIADFIHEGVQITIEAKGLASGSKVQEFLKFVSYPDFSLTDKVSNLRSRVEALTTQFPIPGV